The sequence TGGAGTACCGGAACCGAATGATGATCCGGCTCTCTGCCGGCAACCTGGAAGCCGTGCTTCTCGGCATCCGGGTGTACGACTGAAGGAGGAACTGCTATGGAGCTGAATGAGTATCAACGACAAAGCGCCCGAACGGCGCAAGAACACGACCTGGAGCAGCTGAACTACGCCCTCGGGATTGCCGGAGAAGCCGGAGAAGTGGCCGACCTGATCAAAAAGCGTTTCTTTCACGGGCACACCACCTCGTCGGAGGAGCTGAAGAAAGAGCTGGGAGACGTGCTGTGGTATCTGGCGCAGATCTCCCGCATCTTCGGAATTACCTTGGAAGAGGTCGCCGAAGGAAACATCGAGAAGCTGCAGCACCGGTACCCGGACGGCTTCAGTGAGACACGCAGTATCGGACGGACGGAATAGCAGTCGAAAGCGAGGTACCTGTATGGTGCAGAATATTGACCGGAATCCACAACTGAATATCCAACACGACGGCGCACTGGTGCTGTCGACGGCCAGCAGCCGGCACTCGACGTCCTGGCGCAACACGGACATGCAGTGGAGCGACCTGGTGCGGAAGCTGTCACAGACGACCCGGACGCCGGAGACGTACGCGGAGTATCGCAACCTGTCGAAAGCTGAACAGGGGCAAATCAAGGACGTCGGCGGCTTCGTCGGCGGAACGCTCAAAGGCGGACGCCGGAAGGCCGATGCGGTCGGCTGGCGTCAACTTGTCACGCTGGATGCCGACTTCGTCAAAGGCGACTTCTGGGGCACGGTCGAGATGTTGTTCGACAACGCCTGCGCGGTCTACTCCACCCACTCGCACCAGCCGGACAGGCAGAAGATGCGTCTGCTGATCCCGCTGTCCCGCTCCGTCACGCCGGAGGAGTACGTCGCCGTCTCGAAGCGGATCGCCG comes from Sporosarcina trichiuri and encodes:
- a CDS encoding nucleoside triphosphate pyrophosphohydrolase family protein, translated to MELNEYQRQSARTAQEHDLEQLNYALGIAGEAGEVADLIKKRFFHGHTTSSEELKKELGDVLWYLAQISRIFGITLEEVAEGNIEKLQHRYPDGFSETRSIGRTE